A genomic stretch from Halopiger aswanensis includes:
- a CDS encoding dihydrolipoamide acetyltransferase family protein codes for MVREFQLPDVGEGVAEGELVSWLVEEGDEVSEDQPVAEVETDKALVEVPAPVNGTVRELHVEAGEVVDVGTVIISFDVEGEVGEAAETEPEAEPAESETADGADTTASGEAGSPGAEPADIDEAETPATPEDRIFAPPRVRRLAREEGIDLARLEGSGPGGRITTADVEAAVRGGSLEGAAQVESTEGTAEAETDDSTSATDGTATASESVAAAAETETPSSASTPETPSTVESADRDRTLAAPATRRIAQEAGVDIDAVPAVEQRDGEAFVTPEAVREYAEAQQRAQEAADREALEAGGTGETGGTKGTQFAEGERERREPFRGVRKRIAEAMVESKYSAPHVTHHDEVDVTELVEAREELKPRAEERGIRLTYMPFIMKAVVAALQEYPEMNAVIDEENDEIVYRDYYNIGVATATDVGLMVPVLEDADEKGLLQLSSEMNELVQKARERSISPGELRGSTFTITNVGAIGGEYATPIINYPEAGILAIGEIKRRPRVVEQNGEESIEPRSVLTLSLSFDHRLIDGAIAARFTNTVMEYLENPQLLLLE; via the coding sequence ATGGTACGCGAATTCCAACTTCCGGACGTCGGCGAAGGAGTCGCGGAGGGCGAACTGGTCTCGTGGTTAGTCGAGGAAGGCGACGAGGTCAGCGAGGATCAGCCAGTTGCCGAAGTCGAGACGGACAAGGCGCTCGTCGAGGTTCCTGCGCCGGTCAACGGGACAGTCCGTGAGCTACACGTCGAGGCGGGCGAGGTCGTCGACGTCGGAACGGTGATCATCTCGTTCGACGTCGAGGGCGAAGTAGGCGAAGCAGCGGAGACCGAACCTGAGGCCGAACCCGCGGAATCCGAGACGGCCGACGGTGCCGACACGACCGCATCCGGTGAAGCCGGCAGCCCCGGGGCTGAGCCCGCCGATATCGACGAGGCCGAGACGCCGGCCACGCCCGAGGACCGCATCTTCGCGCCGCCGCGAGTCCGCCGGCTGGCCCGGGAGGAGGGCATCGACCTCGCGCGACTCGAGGGGTCCGGCCCCGGCGGTCGGATCACGACGGCCGACGTAGAGGCTGCCGTTCGCGGCGGGTCGCTCGAGGGCGCTGCCCAGGTCGAGTCGACGGAGGGAACGGCCGAAGCGGAGACGGACGATTCGACGAGTGCGACCGACGGTACCGCAACCGCAAGCGAATCCGTCGCGGCGGCTGCCGAAACGGAGACGCCCTCGAGTGCATCGACTCCCGAGACGCCGTCGACGGTCGAGTCGGCCGACCGCGACCGCACGCTCGCGGCGCCCGCAACCCGCCGGATCGCCCAGGAGGCGGGCGTCGACATCGACGCCGTCCCCGCGGTCGAGCAGCGGGACGGCGAGGCGTTCGTCACGCCAGAGGCCGTCCGGGAGTACGCCGAGGCACAGCAGCGAGCGCAGGAAGCAGCGGATCGCGAGGCGCTCGAGGCCGGTGGGACCGGCGAAACTGGCGGGACGAAAGGCACCCAGTTCGCCGAGGGCGAGCGCGAGCGCCGCGAGCCGTTCCGCGGCGTCCGCAAGCGCATCGCCGAGGCGATGGTCGAGTCGAAGTACAGCGCGCCCCACGTCACCCACCACGACGAGGTCGACGTGACGGAACTCGTCGAGGCCCGCGAGGAACTCAAGCCCCGCGCCGAGGAGCGGGGCATCCGGCTGACCTACATGCCGTTCATCATGAAGGCGGTCGTCGCGGCCCTGCAGGAGTACCCCGAGATGAACGCGGTCATCGACGAGGAGAACGACGAGATCGTCTACCGCGACTACTACAACATCGGCGTCGCGACGGCGACCGACGTCGGATTGATGGTTCCCGTCCTCGAGGACGCCGACGAGAAGGGCCTCTTACAGCTGTCCTCGGAGATGAACGAACTCGTGCAGAAGGCCCGCGAGCGGTCGATTAGCCCCGGCGAACTGCGGGGCTCGACGTTTACGATCACCAACGTCGGCGCGATCGGCGGCGAGTACGCCACGCCGATCATCAACTACCCCGAGGCGGGGATCCTCGCGATCGGCGAGATCAAGCGTCGACCTCGCGTCGTCGAGCAGAATGGCGAGGAGTCGATCGAACCGCGATCCGTGCTGACGCTGTCGCTGTCGTTCGACCACCGGCTGATCGACGGCGCGATCGCCGCTCGGTTTACGAACACCGTCATGGAGTACCTCGAGAATCCCCAGCTACTATTGCTCGAGTAA